Proteins co-encoded in one Acidisarcina sp. genomic window:
- the selA gene encoding L-seryl-tRNA(Sec) selenium transferase: MLVSTPRSSLLSSLPGVESLLKQTEAAGLIAEFGRPAVTRVIRAVLAQVRSELLANSSTIVPDDLSLIRIAGGQLRADVPSLRRVFNLTGTVLHTNLGRATLPEEAIEAVALAAREATNLEFDLVSGRRGDRDVHLERLLCDLTGAEAATVVNNNAAAVLLVLNSLANRKEAPTSRGELIEIGGSFRLPDIMTRSGCRLREVGTTNRTHLSDYADAIGPKTGLVMKVHTSNYVIEGFTSEVPEADLARLCHERSVPLVVDLGSGTLVGLEKFGMPHEPTPAESIANGVDLVTFSGDKLLGGPQAGIIVGRAVLIKAIKRNPLKRALRVDKMTVAALSAVLRLYSNPERLAERLPALRLLVRPVEEIRSMADRLRDLLAPRLDGIASVETTFCGSQPGSGALPTREIPSAGLAIRPVVQGRNSGAALERIARAFRELPIPAIGRIQNGTLLFDLRTLEDESAFVGQLPALNFLRASAK; the protein is encoded by the coding sequence ATGCTGGTTTCTACCCCAAGGTCCTCTCTGTTGTCATCGCTTCCGGGGGTAGAGAGTCTTCTCAAGCAGACCGAGGCCGCAGGGTTGATCGCGGAATTTGGTCGTCCGGCGGTGACCCGTGTTATCCGCGCCGTGCTGGCGCAAGTGCGGTCGGAGTTGCTCGCCAACAGTTCGACCATCGTTCCTGACGATCTTTCCCTCATTCGAATCGCCGGCGGCCAACTGCGAGCAGATGTGCCTTCTTTACGCCGAGTCTTCAACCTGACCGGTACGGTGCTCCATACAAATCTTGGGCGAGCCACATTGCCAGAAGAGGCGATTGAGGCGGTTGCGCTGGCCGCACGGGAAGCCACGAACCTTGAATTCGATCTAGTCAGTGGCAGGCGGGGAGATCGCGACGTTCATCTCGAACGGCTTCTGTGCGACTTAACGGGAGCGGAGGCGGCCACGGTGGTGAACAACAATGCTGCGGCGGTGTTGCTGGTTCTGAACAGCCTGGCGAACCGTAAGGAGGCTCCCACTTCGCGCGGCGAATTGATCGAGATCGGGGGATCGTTCCGTCTGCCTGATATTATGACGCGCTCCGGCTGCCGGCTGCGAGAGGTTGGAACCACGAACCGAACTCATTTGAGCGACTACGCAGACGCGATTGGTCCCAAGACCGGACTCGTCATGAAGGTTCATACCAGCAACTATGTGATCGAGGGCTTCACCTCCGAAGTGCCCGAGGCCGATCTTGCACGGCTGTGTCACGAGCGCAGTGTTCCTCTCGTTGTAGACCTGGGTAGCGGCACGCTGGTTGGTCTTGAGAAATTTGGGATGCCGCATGAGCCTACGCCAGCCGAGTCTATTGCGAATGGAGTGGATCTGGTAACGTTCAGCGGAGACAAGCTTCTCGGTGGCCCCCAGGCCGGCATCATCGTGGGCCGGGCCGTTCTCATCAAAGCAATCAAGCGCAATCCGCTCAAACGAGCTCTGCGCGTCGATAAGATGACGGTCGCCGCTCTTTCCGCGGTACTTCGTCTTTACTCAAATCCGGAGCGTCTTGCGGAGCGGCTTCCCGCACTGCGCCTGCTGGTGCGTCCAGTGGAAGAGATTCGCAGCATGGCCGATCGACTTCGAGATCTGCTTGCTCCCCGGCTTGATGGAATCGCCTCAGTGGAAACAACGTTCTGCGGCAGCCAGCCTGGTAGTGGCGCACTGCCCACGCGCGAGATTCCGAGTGCTGGTCTCGCGATCCGGCCCGTAGTGCAGGGGCGCAATTCCGGAGCGGCCCTGGAGCGTATTGCACGCGCCTTCCGCGAGTTGCCCATCCCCGCAATTGGACGCATACAGAACGGTACGCTCCTCTTCGACCTGCGCACGCTGGAGGATGAATCGGCGTTCGTCGGCCAGCTACCCGCACTCAACTTTCTTCGCGCCTCCGCCAAATGA
- the selD gene encoding selenide, water dikinase SelD, with protein sequence MATQSIRLTEMAHGGGCGCKLAPAVLREILAKMPQPIGVEQLLVGTETDDDAAVYRMNDRQAIVATTDFFMPIVDDPHDFGRIAATNALSDIYAMGGTPVMALAVVGMPVDKMPMSLVQEILAGGASVCTAAGIPVAGGHSIDSPEPIYGLVAIGIVDPARAIRNSTARAGDKIILTKALGAGIYSAALKLQKLSPPLYDEMVRSMTQLNSVGAEMREIPGVNAMTDVTGFGLLGHLLEMCRGARLGAKVELAALPLFSHAQQMAEAGIGTGGAKRNWKSYGHDIDLPADAPEWWRGVLCDPQTSGGLLIACSSDSVPEVLALLRSRNFDHASVVGEFAAAPPLIHVS encoded by the coding sequence ATGGCAACCCAATCGATTCGGCTGACGGAAATGGCGCATGGCGGTGGCTGCGGCTGCAAGCTTGCTCCTGCGGTTCTACGGGAGATCCTGGCAAAGATGCCTCAGCCCATTGGGGTCGAACAGTTGCTGGTGGGCACGGAAACCGACGACGACGCTGCCGTGTATCGCATGAACGATCGTCAAGCTATCGTCGCAACCACGGATTTCTTCATGCCGATCGTCGACGATCCACATGACTTCGGTCGCATCGCGGCAACCAATGCGCTGTCGGACATTTACGCCATGGGCGGAACTCCTGTCATGGCGCTCGCGGTAGTAGGCATGCCGGTGGATAAGATGCCGATGAGTCTGGTACAGGAGATCCTTGCAGGAGGAGCATCGGTGTGCACGGCCGCCGGGATCCCGGTGGCTGGAGGACACTCGATTGATTCGCCCGAGCCGATCTATGGCCTGGTCGCAATCGGCATTGTCGATCCAGCCCGTGCGATCCGCAACAGCACGGCACGCGCGGGAGACAAGATTATCCTGACCAAAGCACTCGGCGCAGGTATCTATAGCGCAGCCCTCAAATTACAGAAACTCAGCCCTCCACTCTATGACGAAATGGTGCGTTCGATGACGCAACTCAACTCCGTCGGCGCGGAGATGCGAGAGATACCGGGTGTGAACGCTATGACGGATGTCACGGGATTCGGGTTGCTCGGTCATCTTCTGGAAATGTGCCGGGGAGCACGGCTTGGCGCCAAAGTCGAGCTTGCCGCTTTGCCATTGTTCTCCCACGCTCAGCAAATGGCGGAAGCCGGGATTGGTACCGGCGGCGCAAAGCGGAATTGGAAGAGCTACGGACACGATATCGATCTACCGGCGGATGCACCTGAATGGTGGCGCGGCGTCCTTTGCGATCCGCAGACCAGCGGTGGCTTGCTGATTGCCTGTTCCAGCGACAGTGTGCCGGAGGTACTCGCACTTCTGCGAAGCCGGAACTTCGATCACGCAAGCGTAGTGGGCGAGTTCGCCGCTGCACCACCACTTATCCATGTGAGTTGA
- a CDS encoding Ig-like domain repeat protein yields MLVKRINAFLIVVLMAAIAPICRAQYTTDWVANTYGTNATHVGNAARSLWVAPEGVIYTASAWDENEGSIAIYQNGQSIGSIGTHNETQGSAITGNSTSLFAAMEYSTTYGSGKVGRYNRSTKARDLVISVSATTTQKYADVVTGLATSGSLLYASDFPGNRVRVFTTAGVWQRDISVQGPGALAVDNAGNIWVAQMSAGAIVEFGPTGTLLNTIPMGTTSRPSALYYDAPNTRLMVGDQGPDMNIKIYNIASTPVLTGTFGVKGGYLDSTTGTKGQVGAQRFTRVVGIGKDNTGNLYVLNNPWGGTWDLGRNGETDLHAYDSTGTLQWKLQALNFEAVGDPDSGTDGAYFYSGNNIYTGTAGGQFIANTIDPITYPNDPRINLSDPARGEHFGQVATVGPNKILVAAGQNPDIFFFSHFNQANGYIAIPDASIPGTAFGTTARIRNGFCLDSKGDVWAGLDKTNAIWHYPLLGFDSNGKPTWGAGIATPTPASIGVLARIIYLPDTDTMILAQRIVGSTDWTSIGTRVEVYHGWKAGNTTTPNPVITLTSTNPKAIAAAGNYLFVGYVHTVPNIDAFNLTTGSLDTTFINSSPSTVYVGNDVDSMYGIRAYLRSTGEYVVTKDDYNGTNLVVYRWSPQTIGTNPLNVSLSPAAITYGAASAMLTATGTFNASTSPTGSLSFQVNNGNPVQGTCSISSGTLTCIANYPTASLAVGSYTVNVSYAGDSTYAATSATSTLTVSQATPTVTATGSSCVYSGSGCNGGGTATGVKGESLTPVTLSYSGTGSTAYGPAPTPPIVVGTYAVTASFAGNTNYTPGTSAPAAITITPAPTAVPIVTVTPTTPQYSDVVNVSATTVSSPGVGGSVSFFLNYMTSTQQQLGDAQLVGPDGTATVSNALLLESVAGSMLPGNHTVTALFTPSDLADFVGSSNTAALPIAGEDSNLTYTGQYVLYTASSSTYSVTAPLTFTVQDSNAVPTTSPIYDPYPGNILNARFKILVDGIATPACSNLQPSLVTDDTRVGTIGCSYTFSFPSSQTGATPTITVVADSGSYYLPTAGDSRFTISVNLPNQTNFISGGGFLVNGASMGTYAGDAGAKTNLGFNVKYNQSGTNLQGHLNIVVRGNGHIYQIKSNSIASLGVTDTVAGGYGSFIAKANIQDVTDPLNPISIEGNDSLTLTFHDNGTPGTNDTLGISVYNGGILRFSSNWDGTNTIEQNLGGGDLTAH; encoded by the coding sequence ATGCTAGTGAAACGAATCAACGCGTTTCTTATTGTCGTGCTGATGGCTGCTATTGCGCCGATCTGCCGTGCGCAGTACACCACAGACTGGGTGGCTAACACATATGGGACCAATGCAACACACGTGGGTAACGCTGCCCGTTCCCTGTGGGTAGCTCCCGAGGGAGTTATATATACAGCTTCTGCATGGGACGAGAATGAAGGCAGCATTGCCATCTACCAGAATGGCCAGAGCATAGGTTCCATAGGAACACACAACGAAACGCAAGGTAGTGCCATCACTGGTAACTCAACTTCTCTCTTTGCGGCTATGGAATATTCGACAACGTATGGCAGCGGAAAAGTGGGACGCTACAATCGATCCACCAAAGCGCGAGATCTGGTTATATCGGTCAGTGCTACCACAACTCAGAAATATGCAGATGTGGTCACTGGACTGGCAACGTCCGGGTCGCTGCTTTACGCGAGCGACTTTCCAGGCAATCGAGTTCGGGTATTTACAACTGCGGGTGTCTGGCAGCGAGATATCAGCGTTCAGGGGCCTGGCGCGCTCGCTGTGGACAATGCAGGGAATATCTGGGTCGCTCAAATGAGCGCAGGAGCAATCGTCGAATTCGGTCCAACTGGAACTCTGCTAAACACAATTCCGATGGGCACAACCTCTCGTCCATCCGCCCTGTATTATGACGCGCCCAACACGCGACTGATGGTTGGCGATCAAGGGCCCGACATGAACATCAAGATATACAACATTGCGAGTACCCCAGTTCTGACTGGCACCTTTGGCGTTAAGGGTGGGTATCTCGACTCGACGACTGGGACCAAAGGTCAGGTTGGAGCTCAGCGGTTCACACGAGTTGTCGGAATTGGAAAAGACAATACCGGGAATTTGTACGTACTCAATAATCCCTGGGGTGGAACCTGGGATCTAGGGCGCAATGGCGAGACGGACCTTCACGCTTACGACAGCACTGGTACGCTGCAGTGGAAGCTCCAGGCTCTAAACTTCGAGGCGGTTGGTGATCCCGATTCAGGTACAGACGGAGCTTATTTCTACAGTGGAAACAACATCTACACCGGGACTGCCGGTGGACAATTCATAGCGAACACGATCGATCCGATCACGTATCCAAATGATCCGCGAATTAACCTGAGTGACCCAGCTCGTGGGGAACATTTTGGCCAGGTTGCGACCGTAGGGCCGAACAAGATCCTTGTAGCTGCTGGACAGAATCCGGATATCTTCTTCTTTTCCCACTTCAATCAGGCGAATGGATATATCGCTATACCTGACGCCTCCATACCCGGTACAGCGTTTGGCACGACGGCAAGAATCCGGAATGGATTTTGCCTCGATAGCAAGGGAGATGTTTGGGCCGGCTTGGATAAGACAAACGCAATCTGGCACTATCCGTTGCTTGGCTTTGACAGCAATGGAAAACCAACCTGGGGAGCAGGTATTGCCACTCCCACGCCCGCCAGTATTGGGGTATTGGCCCGCATTATCTACTTGCCAGACACAGACACGATGATTCTGGCGCAACGAATTGTAGGAAGCACAGACTGGACTTCAATCGGGACAAGGGTCGAAGTCTACCATGGGTGGAAAGCTGGAAATACAACTACACCGAATCCAGTTATCACGTTGACGAGTACGAATCCGAAGGCCATTGCTGCTGCTGGCAACTATCTGTTTGTCGGGTACGTGCACACCGTCCCGAATATCGATGCCTTCAACCTGACCACCGGCAGTTTGGATACTACTTTCATCAACAGCAGCCCGAGCACTGTGTACGTCGGGAACGACGTGGATTCGATGTATGGCATCCGGGCATATCTCCGATCGACGGGTGAATATGTGGTGACGAAGGATGACTACAACGGTACAAATCTTGTCGTTTATCGCTGGAGTCCCCAGACCATTGGGACAAATCCCCTGAATGTAAGTCTATCGCCTGCGGCGATAACGTATGGTGCCGCATCGGCGATGCTCACGGCGACTGGTACATTCAACGCCAGCACGAGCCCGACCGGGTCGCTAAGTTTCCAGGTCAACAACGGAAACCCAGTACAGGGAACATGCTCAATAAGTAGTGGCACGCTCACGTGTATTGCGAACTATCCGACCGCAAGTTTGGCCGTCGGCTCCTACACCGTCAACGTCAGCTATGCAGGCGACAGCACTTACGCCGCAACCTCGGCGACGTCGACGCTAACTGTCTCCCAGGCTACTCCGACTGTAACGGCTACCGGAAGTAGTTGTGTCTACAGCGGGTCAGGTTGCAACGGTGGCGGCACGGCCACCGGCGTCAAGGGGGAGTCGCTCACACCGGTGACGCTAAGTTACTCCGGCACGGGCAGCACTGCTTATGGACCCGCTCCTACACCGCCTATCGTCGTCGGCACTTATGCGGTAACAGCAAGCTTTGCCGGCAATACGAACTACACTCCCGGAACTTCGGCTCCTGCTGCTATCACAATTACTCCCGCACCGACAGCAGTTCCTATAGTTACGGTCACACCCACGACGCCGCAGTACAGTGACGTGGTCAATGTTTCCGCAACTACCGTTTCATCTCCCGGGGTTGGTGGTAGCGTCAGCTTCTTCCTTAACTACATGACCAGCACCCAGCAGCAATTGGGCGATGCCCAACTGGTTGGACCTGACGGCACGGCAACGGTTTCCAACGCTCTATTGTTGGAGAGCGTGGCTGGGTCGATGCTTCCGGGAAATCACACCGTTACTGCGCTATTTACGCCGAGCGATCTTGCAGACTTCGTGGGCAGCTCGAACACAGCGGCGCTTCCTATTGCTGGAGAGGATTCGAATCTTACCTATACAGGGCAGTATGTGCTCTACACCGCATCCAGCAGTACGTACTCGGTGACCGCGCCGTTGACGTTCACCGTGCAGGACAGCAACGCAGTACCAACCACATCGCCCATCTATGATCCTTATCCAGGAAATATTCTGAATGCCCGATTCAAGATCCTGGTTGACGGTATTGCCACGCCGGCATGCAGCAATCTTCAGCCATCGCTCGTTACCGACGACACGCGCGTCGGAACGATCGGTTGCAGCTATACATTCTCGTTCCCGAGCAGCCAGACGGGAGCCACGCCCACCATCACTGTAGTTGCCGATTCGGGCAGCTATTATCTGCCCACCGCCGGAGATAGCCGCTTCACGATCTCGGTCAACCTGCCAAACCAGACCAACTTCATCAGTGGAGGCGGCTTCCTGGTAAACGGCGCCTCGATGGGTACGTATGCTGGTGATGCAGGCGCGAAGACGAACCTTGGCTTCAACGTCAAATACAACCAGAGCGGGACGAACCTGCAGGGGCACCTCAACATCGTCGTTCGCGGCAATGGACACATCTACCAGATCAAGAGCAATTCGATCGCTTCGCTCGGGGTCACAGACACTGTCGCGGGCGGCTATGGCTCGTTCATCGCAAAGGCCAACATCCAGGATGTCACGGATCCGCTGAATCCGATCTCGATTGAAGGGAACGACTCACTGACGCTCACCTTCCACGATAACGGCACACCCGGCACCAATGACACTCTTGGGATCTCGGTCTACAACGGTGGCATTCTCCGCTTCTCCAGCAATTGGGATGGCACAAACACTATCGAGCAAAACCTCGGCGGCGGCGATCTGACAGCCCACTAG
- a CDS encoding NUDIX domain-containing protein encodes MAKRSAGLLMYRQRSRGLEVFLVHPGGPFWAAKDLGAWSIPKGEYAEGEQPLHAAVREFQEETGVAVQGNLLALGEVKQAGGKIVSVWALEGDCNPGDLTSNRCQLEWPPRTGRFIEFPEVDRGGWFSLAEAREHMLKSQIPFLDRLTRALSGAE; translated from the coding sequence GTGGCAAAACGCAGCGCCGGCCTGCTGATGTATCGGCAGCGAAGCCGTGGTCTCGAGGTCTTCCTAGTTCATCCTGGCGGTCCATTCTGGGCGGCCAAGGATCTGGGAGCATGGTCTATTCCCAAGGGGGAATACGCAGAAGGCGAGCAGCCGTTACATGCCGCCGTCCGCGAATTCCAGGAGGAGACAGGCGTTGCCGTGCAAGGAAATCTTCTCGCACTGGGCGAGGTGAAACAGGCCGGCGGAAAGATCGTCTCCGTATGGGCCCTTGAGGGTGACTGCAACCCCGGCGATTTGACCAGCAATCGCTGTCAATTGGAGTGGCCGCCGCGAACAGGGCGTTTCATCGAGTTTCCTGAAGTAGATCGTGGAGGGTGGTTTTCTCTTGCTGAGGCGAGAGAACACATGCTCAAGAGCCAGATTCCCTTCCTCGATCGGCTTACGCGGGCATTGAGCGGAGCGGAGTAG
- the thpR gene encoding RNA 2',3'-cyclic phosphodiesterase → MRLFVGIPLAAEVITELSAVTMRLQSNNDGLRWSPPDLWHITLQFLGNTGAEQFKCVVEQLRKLHLPPVPIKLELLDLFDRAGIFFVGVRLTPGLLSLQEHVCTATSLCAFVPETRPYRPHVTLARSRGKGPGQAFHALKSRIHHQPTFTRFTADAFLLYESLPAPTGSQYEIRERFLLDGGSRAGS, encoded by the coding sequence ATGCGATTGTTTGTTGGAATACCGCTGGCGGCAGAAGTTATCACCGAGCTCTCGGCGGTGACGATGCGTCTTCAATCCAACAACGATGGACTACGCTGGTCACCTCCTGACCTATGGCACATCACTTTGCAATTTCTAGGCAACACCGGCGCGGAACAATTCAAATGCGTTGTCGAACAGCTTCGCAAACTGCATCTGCCTCCCGTTCCTATAAAGCTTGAGTTGCTGGACCTTTTCGACCGCGCAGGGATTTTCTTTGTGGGTGTGCGACTGACTCCCGGCCTGCTCTCCCTTCAGGAGCATGTCTGCACCGCAACAAGTCTTTGTGCATTCGTCCCTGAGACTCGCCCCTATCGTCCTCACGTCACCCTGGCGAGAAGCAGAGGCAAAGGCCCGGGACAAGCTTTCCACGCACTGAAGAGCAGGATCCACCACCAGCCCACCTTCACCAGGTTTACCGCTGATGCGTTCCTTCTTTATGAAAGCTTGCCCGCGCCCACTGGTTCTCAATACGAGATCCGCGAGCGGTTTCTCCTCGATGGCGGTTCCCGAGCTGGATCTTAA
- a CDS encoding MFS transporter: MAERHRTLLPVFLYFLVAGVATVMLGPILPTLNARWHLPDAQLGTLFVASFVGQLLGAWFATRRLGLSLLCGALCSALGCLGLTYSGFLIAHVAFFVIGLGLGAGLTAGNVIIGTIDAVETSAPLAPERKRYSTSRLLALLNMGWGLGAIACPLLLRWSLHRQVFEITESGTTGNAAGNLKWFFLLVMIGLTIAAVLFAFLLPKRYYGLSLDSGSGTRLPWPTLWLFLATLFLYIGIENSLGGWLPTYGQRIIPGSLSSGIASSISFYFWIGQLCGRSLMALLLRDVNERRAYRGSLVALILIVGVLILAPHLTAPILICLTIITAMSLAPLYPLVVSFMLSRTGNNPRLGRIFASASLGGATLPWLTGLVSTYFQALRIGLLVPTFGALMLLMLSSLLPHDRDEQPQVVARP, from the coding sequence ATGGCGGAACGCCACCGAACGCTGCTCCCAGTCTTCCTCTACTTTCTGGTTGCTGGCGTCGCCACGGTTATGCTCGGACCTATCTTGCCGACCCTCAATGCACGATGGCATTTGCCTGATGCACAGTTGGGGACGCTCTTCGTCGCGTCGTTTGTGGGGCAACTGCTTGGAGCCTGGTTCGCGACGCGGCGCCTGGGATTGAGCCTGCTATGCGGTGCGCTGTGCTCGGCACTCGGATGCCTTGGACTTACTTATTCCGGATTCCTGATCGCCCACGTTGCCTTCTTCGTCATCGGACTTGGGCTTGGCGCTGGGCTGACCGCCGGCAACGTAATCATAGGCACGATCGATGCTGTCGAAACCAGCGCTCCCCTTGCGCCTGAACGTAAACGCTATTCCACTTCCAGGCTGCTGGCGCTGTTGAATATGGGGTGGGGCCTGGGTGCCATTGCATGTCCGCTGCTGCTGCGATGGAGCCTGCATCGGCAGGTCTTCGAAATCACTGAGTCTGGGACGACGGGCAATGCAGCCGGCAACTTGAAATGGTTCTTCCTCCTTGTGATGATTGGCCTGACGATCGCGGCAGTGCTATTCGCTTTTCTGTTACCGAAAAGGTACTATGGCCTTTCATTGGACAGCGGATCTGGTACGAGGCTTCCCTGGCCGACTCTATGGCTTTTTCTTGCCACGCTGTTTCTATATATAGGAATAGAGAATTCACTAGGTGGCTGGCTACCGACCTATGGACAACGCATCATTCCAGGTAGTTTGAGTTCCGGGATTGCCTCCTCGATCTCGTTCTACTTCTGGATTGGCCAACTATGCGGTCGCAGTTTAATGGCCCTTCTGCTCAGAGATGTAAACGAGCGGCGTGCCTATCGCGGAAGCCTGGTGGCGCTCATCCTTATAGTTGGCGTTTTGATTCTGGCACCACATCTTACAGCGCCTATCCTCATCTGCCTGACGATAATCACAGCGATGAGCTTGGCGCCTCTATATCCGTTGGTGGTTTCGTTCATGCTATCGCGCACCGGGAACAACCCAAGGCTGGGCCGCATCTTTGCCTCCGCATCTCTTGGGGGGGCCACATTGCCGTGGTTGACGGGGCTTGTCTCTACCTACTTCCAGGCACTTCGTATCGGCCTTTTGGTCCCAACGTTCGGCGCGCTCATGCTATTGATGCTTTCTTCCCTTCTACCCCATGATCGCGATGAGCAACCCCAGGTTGTAGCCAGACCTTAG
- a CDS encoding CRTAC1 family protein — MSAWALLLAALLTCIPSFAQSGMGPQKEDPQFGRKQSGSSHSSTERPSTADRGKQQLPELVDITASTGITFQHQSSPEQKYIVESMSGGVALIDYDRDGWPDIYFTNAQSVQMALSGKKSRSALYHNNHDGTFTDVTEKAGVGYPCWAMGAVVGDYDNDGWPDLLVTCFGGVVLYRNQHDGTFKDVTRQAGLSNDTQWATGATFGDYDGDGWVDLFVSHYVDFHLDDLPAFGSSKTCKYEGIDVQCGPRGLKGAPDNLYHNNGDGTFTDVSKKARVDDPQKYFGLTSVWEDFDDDGRLDLFVTNDGETNYLYHNNGDGTFTDIAMTAGVALSDDGSEQANMGVALGDYLNTGRRFSIAVSHFNHEYAALFRNDGNNAFTDSSAHAGLARRTAPYVGWGDGFFDFDNDGWQDFFLVNGHVYPQVDNAHLDASYREPKLLFLNQRDGTFKDISQLAGPAIQTPQVSRGVAMGDLFNDGRIDIVVENLSGGPMILRPTGGPANHWISFELEGTKSNHLALNARVRATAGDLVQLGEVHSGGSYLSQSDLRIHFGLENRDHLDKVEILWPAGKTEVFENIAADHYYRVTEGKGITLLHPQQPESSRHP; from the coding sequence ATGAGTGCATGGGCTTTGCTGCTTGCGGCGCTCCTTACGTGCATTCCATCCTTCGCGCAAAGCGGCATGGGGCCACAGAAGGAAGATCCACAATTTGGCAGAAAGCAAAGCGGAAGCTCGCACAGTTCCACGGAGCGTCCATCCACTGCTGATCGAGGAAAACAACAACTACCCGAGCTTGTAGACATTACTGCCTCCACCGGAATTACCTTTCAGCATCAGTCATCACCCGAACAAAAATATATTGTCGAATCGATGAGTGGAGGTGTGGCGCTCATTGACTACGACCGCGATGGCTGGCCGGATATTTATTTCACCAATGCGCAAAGCGTTCAGATGGCTCTCTCCGGAAAGAAGTCGCGCAGCGCTCTTTATCACAATAATCATGATGGTACGTTTACCGACGTCACGGAAAAGGCTGGAGTTGGATATCCCTGCTGGGCTATGGGCGCGGTCGTGGGAGACTACGATAACGATGGTTGGCCCGATCTCTTGGTGACATGTTTCGGCGGCGTAGTGTTATACCGCAATCAACATGATGGGACCTTTAAGGATGTTACACGGCAGGCAGGCTTAAGCAACGATACACAATGGGCTACGGGTGCAACCTTCGGAGACTACGACGGGGATGGCTGGGTGGATCTGTTCGTCTCGCACTACGTTGATTTTCATCTGGATGACCTTCCTGCTTTTGGCTCAAGTAAAACATGCAAGTACGAGGGGATTGATGTTCAGTGCGGGCCGCGAGGTCTAAAGGGAGCTCCCGACAACCTTTACCACAACAACGGCGACGGAACCTTTACGGATGTCTCGAAGAAGGCCAGGGTTGATGATCCCCAAAAGTATTTTGGGCTGACGTCGGTGTGGGAAGATTTTGATGACGATGGCCGCCTCGATCTTTTTGTAACTAATGACGGAGAGACAAACTATCTCTACCACAACAACGGCGATGGCACCTTCACAGATATTGCAATGACGGCTGGCGTTGCGCTGAGCGATGACGGATCAGAACAGGCAAATATGGGCGTCGCCCTGGGAGACTATCTCAATACGGGACGGCGCTTCTCCATCGCTGTGTCGCACTTCAATCATGAATACGCCGCTCTGTTTCGGAATGATGGAAACAATGCCTTCACCGATAGTTCTGCGCATGCTGGCCTTGCGCGAAGGACAGCTCCGTATGTTGGTTGGGGAGATGGATTTTTTGATTTTGATAATGATGGATGGCAGGACTTCTTCCTCGTCAATGGTCATGTCTATCCGCAGGTTGATAATGCCCATCTGGATGCAAGCTATCGAGAACCCAAGCTGCTGTTTCTGAATCAGCGAGACGGTACTTTCAAGGATATAAGTCAACTCGCCGGTCCGGCGATTCAAACGCCTCAGGTGAGCCGCGGAGTAGCAATGGGCGATCTCTTCAATGATGGCAGAATCGATATCGTGGTAGAGAACTTGTCGGGCGGTCCGATGATCCTTCGTCCCACGGGAGGTCCTGCGAATCACTGGATCAGCTTTGAGTTAGAAGGAACTAAGAGTAATCATTTGGCGCTGAATGCTCGAGTCAGGGCAACTGCGGGAGATCTGGTCCAATTAGGTGAAGTGCACAGTGGTGGCAGTTACTTATCGCAGAGCGATCTGCGCATCCATTTTGGTTTGGAAAACCGCGATCACCTGGATAAAGTAGAGATTCTTTGGCCTGCTGGAAAGACTGAAGTATTCGAAAACATAGCTGCCGATCACTACTATCGTGTTACAGAAGGTAAGGGAATCACGCTGCTTCATCCGCAACAGCCCGAATCTTCCAGGCACCCCTGA